The following are from one region of the Haemophilus parainfluenzae genome:
- a CDS encoding RHS repeat-associated core domain-containing protein: MTTPAMPAARVGDPFKHRSFMAALAGAAAGAIIEFGVISACGFFLGGIGGFAAAMVLLNTPVVSSTIDKVKSAVENFFESDDPDGFIIKGSINVSVNKRKLAYATPSNAKDQTPTIKCDNHGPKIIAQGSESVFVNGFPVARKGDGTKCSAKISDGSPNVYIGSGQGTYAEMEPEFNKLQRLALIAVEFVVPPTAAAGKGLLKVFKAGFKAIATKGPKAAAAMLAKKAARSLNPKNASAIKNFGCAKQAFKNNKGLKRFTEGGKKWVKGDPIDVLTGQVVEQRVDFTLGQTIPLSFIRTWARSKEDRFADGLCGRFWVDNFSESVELSQQGQQIKIATAEGTYLRFSLPIGCMQSFNPDHPQFTLNRYRDFLELYDREAQLSKRFYITTPAFNEHNDDLGFPLLEDGIYPISYWQDTFGNKVEFIYQKKRLVKINHSDGIVLALDYKTQGEKQWLHQIHRIDNGLNEILVSYVQNEQGHLIESDALLDYHLFYTYDNQANLIRWEDKDRTWVDYHYDEHGRVIHSVGADGFYPVWFEYAENQTKVRDSKGHVTVYDFDSQIMKPLTITSPMGSVTRFEYDQFGNLLSQTFADKTQVSFEYLEDTGLVSAFTDPMGNQWTYSYNEEEQLIRIEDPIGRVWTSVEQKTEENSTALFTAPDGSQTAFVRNEYGLLTHVVSKATKQNSAQAQLQAAYRYDPRHRLIETQDAEQRRIQLSYNNEDQISRLQTASGKHWHYGYTHHQKLAQINRPNASQESQVYDRHGNLTKYTDANGVVWQLKYGAFDLLIEKIDGEGHVWRYDYDKDSLKLSKVINPKGEQYTYAFNADGQVEVETDFAGNIWHYTYDANGALNTLTDGEGHQTQYTYNANGQLIQLTTVDDVISYTYDNAGRVTHIQSTDSTLTYVYDINDRVIEESQNSHKIYRTFDDINQTVTRVLYPAGQDKPITTRFKYNNLGELVELQLPNWENESQQTDIQEKEVHTLHFLYDNEGNEISRQSNLGFILNQQFNEMNLPIRQRAGYEPTHHFDSQALKQTGIDSPTFAELNRTYQYDKALNTMAANDEIESLRFVVNGNNQITQVVSQYQTRENYHYDQSGYISRQYIQADDYRYNGQIKIDNLDLYQQGNKLNRIGNNYYSYDKAGRLVKKTTIKDGFRGKTLYYRWNGNNQLESLTNEWGEVWYYKYDALGRRIEKACPQRNIKTTYLWDGDQVAYQETERYNTLESQRHNVFNGWELIAQQDSYFKTDLRNHHKTWTQTTNYAVCQPNGQPLALFNPQGKRTWRKAPSSLWGLPLLESWESKQAEPLNPNLLFAGQYFDQESGLAYNRFRYYDPQSGCYLKSDPIGLAGGETPYAYVHNPWDWLDPFGLARCKSLRKQYMGKTPSKNSKTGREVIERMRKEGKIRTMGGKTQFKDSKGVWRPLSDADMAHKIDAVSWWNSTGRQYGARSPEVREFMKNADNYYLEYYSINRSQGAKLSEIYLPPLK, translated from the coding sequence ATGACAACACCTGCTATGCCAGCGGCTCGCGTTGGCGACCCATTTAAACACCGAAGTTTTATGGCAGCGTTGGCTGGTGCAGCAGCTGGTGCCATAATTGAGTTTGGGGTAATTTCTGCTTGTGGCTTCTTTTTAGGGGGAATAGGTGGCTTTGCAGCAGCAATGGTATTATTAAATACACCTGTTGTAAGCAGTACTATCGATAAAGTAAAAAGTGCGGTAGAAAATTTCTTTGAATCTGACGATCCTGATGGTTTTATTATCAAGGGTAGCATTAATGTATCCGTCAATAAAAGAAAACTTGCCTATGCAACACCATCTAATGCTAAAGATCAAACTCCAACCATTAAATGTGATAACCATGGGCCTAAAATCATCGCCCAAGGTAGTGAAAGTGTGTTTGTCAACGGATTCCCTGTTGCTCGAAAAGGAGATGGCACAAAATGTAGTGCAAAAATTAGTGATGGTTCTCCTAATGTTTATATTGGTTCAGGACAAGGCACTTATGCAGAGATGGAGCCTGAATTTAATAAACTTCAGAGATTAGCACTCATTGCGGTAGAATTTGTTGTACCTCCCACTGCGGCTGCAGGGAAAGGTTTACTAAAAGTTTTTAAAGCTGGTTTTAAAGCTATAGCAACTAAAGGCCCTAAAGCTGCTGCTGCAATGCTTGCCAAAAAAGCAGCCCGCTCATTAAACCCTAAAAACGCATCCGCTATTAAAAATTTTGGCTGTGCAAAGCAAGCTTTTAAAAACAATAAAGGGCTTAAGCGCTTTACTGAAGGCGGAAAAAAATGGGTAAAAGGAGACCCTATTGATGTTTTAACAGGGCAAGTGGTCGAACAGCGCGTTGACTTTACGCTTGGTCAAACCATTCCGCTTTCCTTTATCCGCACTTGGGCTAGAAGTAAAGAAGACCGTTTTGCTGATGGACTTTGTGGACGTTTTTGGGTTGATAACTTCTCCGAATCTGTCGAGCTTAGCCAGCAAGGTCAACAAATTAAGATTGCTACTGCAGAAGGAACCTATCTGCGTTTTTCCTTACCAATCGGATGCATGCAATCTTTTAACCCTGATCATCCACAATTTACCTTAAATCGTTATCGAGACTTTTTAGAGCTTTATGATCGTGAAGCACAACTGTCTAAACGTTTCTATATCACAACACCTGCTTTTAATGAGCACAACGATGACTTAGGCTTTCCTCTGCTTGAAGACGGAATTTATCCTATTTCTTATTGGCAAGATACCTTTGGCAATAAAGTTGAGTTTATTTACCAGAAAAAGCGCTTAGTTAAAATTAATCATTCAGATGGCATTGTACTTGCACTTGACTATAAAACTCAGGGCGAAAAGCAGTGGTTACACCAAATTCATCGCATTGATAACGGCTTAAATGAAATCCTTGTTTCCTATGTACAAAATGAACAAGGTCATTTAATTGAATCCGATGCCTTACTTGATTATCACCTGTTCTATACCTACGATAACCAAGCTAATCTTATCCGTTGGGAAGATAAGGATAGAACTTGGGTAGACTATCATTATGATGAGCATGGTCGTGTTATCCATAGCGTAGGGGCTGATGGATTCTATCCTGTATGGTTTGAATATGCTGAAAATCAAACCAAGGTTCGTGATAGCAAAGGCCATGTCACGGTATATGACTTTGACTCGCAAATCATGAAGCCACTTACCATTACCTCACCAATGGGTTCGGTAACTCGCTTTGAATACGATCAATTTGGCAATCTTCTTTCGCAAACCTTTGCAGATAAAACTCAAGTAAGTTTTGAATACTTAGAGGATACAGGCCTTGTCAGCGCGTTCACTGACCCAATGGGAAATCAATGGACGTATTCCTATAACGAAGAAGAACAACTCATCCGTATTGAAGACCCAATTGGACGGGTGTGGACATCGGTTGAACAAAAAACAGAAGAAAATTCGACCGCACTTTTCACCGCGCCAGATGGCAGCCAAACCGCCTTTGTGCGTAATGAATATGGCTTATTAACCCACGTTGTTTCCAAAGCCACCAAGCAAAATTCGGCACAAGCTCAACTTCAAGCGGCTTATCGTTATGACCCTCGTCATCGTTTAATCGAAACACAAGATGCCGAGCAACGTCGCATTCAGCTTTCTTATAATAATGAAGACCAAATCAGTCGCTTACAAACCGCAAGCGGTAAACATTGGCATTATGGCTATACTCATCATCAAAAGCTCGCACAAATCAATCGACCAAATGCAAGTCAGGAAAGCCAAGTTTATGACCGACATGGCAACCTAACCAAATACACCGATGCTAACGGTGTGGTGTGGCAATTGAAATATGGTGCATTTGACTTATTGATTGAGAAAATCGACGGTGAAGGCCATGTATGGCGTTATGACTATGACAAAGACAGTTTAAAACTAAGCAAAGTCATCAACCCAAAAGGAGAACAATATACCTACGCTTTTAACGCTGATGGACAAGTTGAAGTTGAAACAGATTTTGCAGGCAATATCTGGCATTACACTTATGATGCTAACGGGGCGTTAAATACGCTTACCGATGGCGAAGGGCATCAAACGCAATACACATACAATGCTAACGGACAATTAATTCAACTCACTACCGTTGATGATGTAATTAGCTATACCTATGACAATGCGGGACGAGTAACACACATTCAATCCACAGACAGTACATTAACCTATGTATATGATATCAATGACCGGGTAATTGAAGAATCACAAAACAGCCATAAAATCTACCGCACTTTTGATGATATCAATCAAACCGTGACTCGTGTGCTTTATCCAGCTGGTCAAGATAAGCCTATTACTACCCGATTCAAATATAATAATCTGGGCGAATTGGTTGAGCTACAATTGCCAAATTGGGAAAATGAATCCCAACAAACCGATATCCAAGAAAAAGAAGTCCATACACTCCATTTCCTTTACGACAACGAAGGCAATGAAATCAGTCGCCAAAGCAATCTTGGCTTTATTCTCAATCAGCAATTCAATGAAATGAATCTGCCGATTCGTCAGCGTGCCGGTTATGAGCCAACACATCACTTTGATAGCCAAGCATTAAAACAAACAGGTATTGATAGCCCTACTTTTGCTGAACTAAATCGAACCTATCAATACGATAAAGCCTTAAACACCATGGCCGCTAATGATGAAATCGAATCCTTGAGATTTGTCGTCAATGGTAATAACCAAATCACCCAAGTGGTTAGCCAATATCAAACCCGTGAAAACTATCACTATGACCAAAGTGGTTATATTAGTCGACAGTATATTCAGGCAGATGATTATCGTTACAATGGACAAATTAAGATTGATAACTTGGATTTGTACCAACAAGGCAATAAACTCAATCGTATAGGCAATAATTATTACAGCTATGATAAAGCTGGGCGTTTAGTAAAGAAAACCACCATTAAAGACGGTTTTAGAGGTAAAACCCTTTATTATCGTTGGAATGGTAATAATCAGTTAGAAAGTTTGACCAATGAATGGGGCGAAGTTTGGTATTATAAATATGATGCTCTTGGTCGACGCATTGAGAAAGCTTGTCCGCAACGAAACATAAAAACTACTTACTTGTGGGATGGTGACCAAGTTGCTTACCAAGAAACTGAGCGTTATAACACATTAGAAAGCCAACGGCATAATGTATTCAATGGTTGGGAGCTGATTGCACAGCAGGACAGTTACTTTAAAACTGACCTTCGCAATCATCACAAAACCTGGACGCAAACCACAAACTATGCGGTCTGTCAGCCTAATGGTCAGCCACTTGCTTTATTTAATCCTCAAGGTAAACGCACTTGGCGAAAAGCCCCGAGTAGTTTATGGGGTTTGCCACTGCTCGAAAGTTGGGAAAGCAAACAAGCTGAGCCGTTAAATCCAAATCTGCTCTTTGCCGGACAATATTTTGACCAAGAAAGTGGATTAGCCTATAACCGTTTTAGATATTACGACCCACAAAGTGGTTGTTATCTAAAATCCGACCCGATTGGACTAGCGGGTGGTGAAACGCCTTATGCTTATGTGCATAATCCTTGGGATTGGTTAGATCCGTTTGGGTTGGCCAGATGTAAATCCCTACGAAAACAATATATGGGGAAAACACCAAGTAAAAATAGCAAAACAGGTAGAGAAGTAATTGAAAGAATGCGCAAAGAGGGGAAAATTAGAACAATGGGAGGGAAAACGCAATTTAAAGACTCCAAAGGTGTATGGCGCCCTCTATCAGATGCAGACATGGCACATAAAATAGATGCAGTAAGCTGGTGGAATTCCACAGGAAGACAATATGGAGCAAGGTCTCCAGAGGTAAGGGAATTTATGAAAAATGCTGATAATTACTATTTAGAATATTACTCAATAAATCGCTCTCAAGGCGCTAAACTTTCTGAAATATACTTACCACCATTAAAATGA
- a CDS encoding RHS repeat-associated core domain-containing protein codes for MTNEWGEVWYYKYDALGRHIEKACPQRHTKTTYLWDGDQVAYQETERYNTLESQRHNVFNGWELIAQQDSYFKTDLRNHHKTWTQTTNYAVCQPNGQPLALFNPQGKRTWRKAPSSLWGLPLLESWESKQAEPLNPNLLFAGQYFDQESGLAYNRFRYYDPQSGCYLKSDPIGLAGGETPYAYVHNPMGWIDPFGLAGCDRLADRYARYLEFRKQGLKAIDAGKMSKATPGWGEYFAKLSGTKPPPGMVRPHAHHIVFQKGPAAAKKYIADSQRILREAGINPKYGIENLVWAPNKNHTVAAAKKVNEALRDAVNNGKSIKETLSELGKLFANDAI; via the coding sequence TTGACCAATGAATGGGGCGAAGTCTGGTATTATAAATACGATGCTCTTGGTCGACACATTGAGAAAGCTTGTCCGCAACGACACACAAAAACCACTTACTTGTGGGATGGTGACCAAGTTGCTTACCAAGAAACTGAGCGTTATAACACACTAGAAAGCCAACGACATAACGTATTCAATGGTTGGGAGCTGATTGCACAACAGGACAGTTACTTTAAAACTGACTTGCGCAATCATCACAAAACTTGGACGCAAACCACAAACTACGCCGTCTGCCAACCTAACGGTCAGCCACTTGCTTTGTTTAATCCTCAAGGTAAACGCACTTGGCGAAAAGCCCCAAGTAGTTTATGGGGTTTGCCTTTGCTCGAAAGTTGGGAAAGTAAACAAGCTGAGCCACTGAACCCAAATCTACTCTTTGCCGGGCAATATTTTGACCAAGAAAGTGGATTAGCTTATAACCGTTTTAGATATTACGACCCACAAAGTGGCTGCTATCTAAAATCCGACCCGATTGGACTAGCGGGTGGTGAAACGCCTTATGCTTATGTGCATAATCCGATGGGATGGATTGATCCGTTTGGGCTGGCTGGGTGTGATAGACTAGCTGATAGGTATGCTAGATATTTGGAGTTTAGAAAACAAGGTCTGAAAGCAATAGATGCGGGCAAAATGTCAAAAGCAACTCCAGGGTGGGGAGAGTATTTTGCTAAATTATCAGGAACTAAACCACCACCAGGAATGGTTCGCCCCCACGCCCATCATATTGTTTTCCAAAAAGGTCCCGCTGCTGCTAAAAAATACATAGCGGATAGCCAACGAATATTAAGAGAAGCAGGAATAAATCCAAAATACGGAATTGAAAATCTTGTATGGGCTCCAAATAAAAACCATACTGTAGCAGCAGCCAAAAAAGTTAATGAGGCTCTACGTGATGCTGTTAATAATGGAAAATCAATAAAAGAGACACTTTCTGAATTAGGCAAATTATTTGCAAATGATGCCATTTAA
- a CDS encoding DUF4303 domain-containing protein — MREEIISSIQNLVNYLKNKDYWNDINSFCLYTDEDLMSLSLLFNTNSYYTHTLDPEYPLTFKFMPSEWYSETIKLEEDEILYNNTFFKEIEEELRKIQFGERSKIPNLYKQLIEAMKYCISTGVFPKKESNIYLVMKSDNYNGKDILKDNRELNSDKINSELKDFVKNEL; from the coding sequence ATGAGAGAAGAAATCATATCATCCATTCAAAACTTAGTTAATTATTTAAAAAATAAAGATTATTGGAATGACATTAATTCATTTTGTTTATATACAGATGAGGATCTTATGTCTTTATCTCTTCTTTTTAATACTAATAGTTATTATACACATACACTGGATCCTGAATATCCCTTAACTTTTAAATTCATGCCTTCTGAATGGTATAGTGAAACTATTAAGTTAGAGGAGGATGAGATACTATACAACAATACATTTTTTAAAGAGATAGAAGAAGAACTAAGAAAAATTCAATTTGGGGAAAGATCTAAAATACCTAACTTATATAAACAACTAATTGAAGCAATGAAATATTGTATTTCAACTGGAGTCTTTCCTAAAAAGGAATCTAACATATATTTAGTTATGAAAAGTGATAATTATAATGGAAAGGATATACTAAAAGATAATAGGGAATTAAATTCTGATAAAATTAATAGTGAATTAAAGGATTTTGTTAAAAATGAGTTATGA
- a CDS encoding DcrB-related protein → MTTNAQHYTINEGSFLLPNNWQDESLNVFSFNSHSGGNLVINRTPITEDISDQDFYQKIIEQFRHNLNGYQENECREVTLEGKPAYLLDYYWDTPEGPIYQLSVLYIVQNKLLTFTYSAQESFSPNKKEALLTVVYSFKTTSKTN, encoded by the coding sequence ATGACAACAAATGCTCAACACTATACGATAAATGAAGGGTCATTCTTACTGCCTAATAACTGGCAAGACGAATCCCTCAATGTTTTTTCCTTCAACAGCCATTCCGGTGGAAATCTTGTTATCAACAGAACCCCTATTACTGAAGACATTTCTGACCAAGATTTTTATCAAAAAATTATTGAGCAATTTCGTCATAATCTCAACGGATATCAAGAAAATGAATGCCGAGAAGTTACCTTAGAGGGAAAGCCTGCTTACTTGCTAGATTATTACTGGGATACACCTGAAGGTCCAATTTATCAACTTTCTGTGCTTTATATTGTGCAAAATAAATTATTAACTTTTACTTATTCAGCACAAGAATCTTTTTCTCCAAATAAAAAAGAAGCATTACTTACTGTTGTTTATTCCTTTAAAACCACCTCAAAAACGAATTAA
- a CDS encoding RHS repeat-associated core domain-containing protein: protein MNLPIRQRAGYEPTHHFDSQALKQTGIDSPTFAELNRTYQYDKALNTIAANDEIESLRFVVNGNNQITQVISQYQTRENYHYDQSGYISRQYIQADDYRYNGQIKIDNLDLYQQGNKLNRIGNDYYSYDKAGRLVKKTAIKDGFRGKTLYYRWNGNNQLESLTNEWGEVWYYKYDALGRRIEKACPQRNIKTTYLWDGDQVAYQETERYNTLESQRHNVFNGWELIAQQDSYFKTDLRNHHKTWTQTTNYAVCQPNGQPLALFNPQGKRTWRKAPSSLWGLPLLESWESKQAEPLNPNLLFAGQYFDQESGLAYNRFRYYDPQSGNYLASDPIGLNGGETPYAYVHNPIGWIDPFGLARCHGLPSTRKAGGTGKNYDPAKGQGLYVLRDPLTNKIKYVGRGDAYARGIAHQASADKGHLVQEILARNNLTKAEAKYLEQKLMDHLGGAKSTNPATNLLNKIRSYSPSNPKAGTYDIAGDTSSWGREIFNDILKKL from the coding sequence ATGAATCTGCCGATTCGTCAGCGTGCCGGTTATGAGCCAACACATCACTTTGATAGCCAAGCATTAAAACAAACAGGTATTGATAGCCCTACTTTTGCTGAACTAAATCGTACCTATCAATACGATAAAGCCTTAAACACGATTGCCGCGAATGATGAAATCGAATCCTTGAGATTTGTGGTTAATGGTAATAACCAAATCACCCAAGTGATTAGCCAATATCAAACCCGTGAAAACTATCACTATGACCAAAGTGGTTATATTAGCCGACAATATATTCAGGCGGATGATTATCGTTACAATGGACAAATTAAGATTGATAACCTGGATTTGTACCAACAAGGCAATAAACTCAATCGCATTGGCAATGATTATTACAGCTACGATAAAGCCGGGCGTTTAGTAAAGAAAACCGCCATTAAAGACGGTTTTAGGGGAAAAACCCTTTATTATCGTTGGAATGGTAATAATCAGTTAGAAAGTTTGACCAATGAATGGGGCGAAGTTTGGTATTATAAATATGATGCTCTTGGTCGACGCATTGAGAAAGCTTGTCCGCAACGAAACATAAAAACTACTTACTTGTGGGATGGTGACCAAGTTGCTTACCAAGAAACTGAGCGTTATAACACATTAGAAAGCCAACGGCATAATGTATTCAATGGTTGGGAGCTGATTGCACAACAGGACAGTTACTTTAAAACTGACCTTCGCAATCATCACAAAACCTGGACGCAAACCACAAACTATGCGGTCTGTCAGCCTAATGGTCAGCCACTTGCTTTATTTAATCCTCAAGGTAAACGCACTTGGCGAAAAGCCCCGAGTAGTTTATGGGGTTTGCCACTGCTCGAAAGTTGGGAAAGCAAACAAGCTGAGCCGTTAAATCCAAATCTGCTCTTTGCCGGACAATATTTTGACCAAGAAAGTGGATTAGCCTATAACCGTTTTAGATACTACGACCCGCAGAGTGGGAACTACTTAGCCTCTGATCCGATTGGGTTGAATGGTGGTGAAACGCCTTATGCTTATGTACATAATCCGATAGGGTGGATTGACCCGTTTGGGTTGGCAAGATGTCATGGATTACCATCAACAAGAAAAGCTGGGGGGACAGGTAAAAACTATGATCCTGCCAAAGGGCAAGGATTATATGTATTGAGAGATCCACTAACAAATAAAATTAAATATGTTGGACGAGGAGATGCTTATGCAAGAGGTATAGCTCATCAAGCATCAGCTGACAAAGGCCATCTAGTTCAAGAAATATTGGCTCGTAATAACTTAACAAAAGCAGAGGCAAAATATCTTGAACAAAAATTAATGGATCATTTAGGTGGAGCAAAATCTACCAATCCAGCAACAAATCTTCTGAATAAAATAAGATCTTATTCTCCATCAAATCCAAAAGCAGGAACATATGATATTGCAGGGGATACTTCAAGTTGGGGTAGAGAAATATTTAATGATATTTTAAAGAAACTATAG
- a CDS encoding RHS repeat domain-containing protein, giving the protein MTNEWGEVWYYKYDALGRRIEKACPQRNIKTAYLWDGDQVAYQETERHNTLESQRHNVFNGWELIAQQDSYFKTDLRNHHKTWTQTTNYAVCQPNGQPLALFNPQGKRTWRKAPSSLWGLPLLESWESKQAEPLNPNLLFAGQYFDQESGLAYNRFRYYDPQSGCYLKSDPIGLAGGEAPYAYVHNPWDWLDPFGLARCKGLPSTRKAGGTGANYDKLNGQGLYVLRDTAGNIKYVGRGDVYARGAKHATDPKKMGLTQDIIFDNNLTKAEAKYLEQKLMGMFGGPKSTNANSALLIKSYSRTNPNSPIYDIAGDSKSWGKEILKDALNRL; this is encoded by the coding sequence TTGACCAATGAATGGGGCGAAGTTTGGTATTATAAATATGATGCTCTTGGTCGACGCATTGAGAAAGCTTGTCCGCAACGAAACATAAAAACTGCTTACTTGTGGGATGGCGACCAAGTTGCTTACCAAGAAACTGAGCGCCATAACACACTAGAAAGCCAACGGCATAACGTATTCAATGGTTGGGAGCTGATTGCACAACAGGACAGTTACTTTAAAACCGACCTACGCAATCATCACAAAACCTGGACGCAAACCACAAACTACGCAGTCTGCCAGCCTAACGGTCAGCCACTTGCTTTATTTAATCCTCAAGGTAAACGCACTTGGCGTAAAGCCCCTAGCAGTTTATGGGGATTGCCGTTGCTCGAAAGTTGGGAAAGCAAACAAGCCGAACCGCTTAACCCAAACCTACTCTTTGCCGGGCAATATTTTGACCAAGAAAGTGGATTAGCCTATAACCGTTTTAGATATTACGACCCACAAAGTGGATGTTATCTAAAATCCGACCCGATTGGGTTAGCGGGCGGTGAAGCGCCTTATGCTTATGTGCATAATCCTTGGGATTGGTTAGATCCGTTTGGGTTGGCAAGGTGTAAAGGACTACCTTCAACTCGTAAAGCTGGGGGAACTGGAGCTAACTATGACAAATTAAATGGGCAAGGACTATATGTATTAAGGGATACAGCGGGTAATATTAAATACGTAGGAAGAGGTGATGTTTATGCTCGAGGTGCAAAACATGCTACAGACCCTAAAAAAATGGGATTAACTCAAGATATTATTTTTGACAATAATTTAACTAAGGCAGAGGCTAAGTATTTAGAGCAAAAACTTATGGGAATGTTTGGCGGTCCTAAGAGTACAAATGCTAATTCAGCGTTATTAATAAAATCATATTCAAGAACTAATCCGAATTCACCAATTTATGATATTGCTGGTGACTCTAAAAGCTGGGGAAAAGAAATATTAAAAGATGCATTAAATAGATTATAA